The Halodesulfovibrio marinisediminis DSM 17456 genomic interval GCAGGGCGTTAGCTTTTATTGAAAGTAATGGGTTGACCTGTCTTGCTAGAGGAATCTATATAGCATTGATTGTACTCAAAGGAGTTTTTGTGTTTAAAGCTATTATGGATGATGTGTCAGCAGGTTGCCGTTAACAGGGCCTAGACATATTTTTTCAGTGCGCTACATAGTTGCTAGCGTACTTTTTTCAAATAAAGAATAAAGCGGCTTAATGCCGAGAATGCCTGTTCAGGCATTTGTCTTTTCTGGTTGCCCTGTTATCTGCAACCGCCTTCCTACTTCGAATCAACTCGTGTTTGTGGGGGACTTTTTTTGTTCCCTTTGAGCAGACCCCCCGTTTTTCTTTATCATTAAGCACAGATGCAATCTTTACTCTTGGCATATATTTTTCTTGTGCCTTGTGTAGTTTGATGCACATGTGCACTGTTGTGAGATAATACATGAAATCAAATAGTAGTGATGGCTCAGGGCGTTCAGTCCACTCTCTTGCTTTGTTAGGCTGGAGTAAGTTTTTTCAAGAGAATTATGACTTGCTGAAAGAAATTAAAGGCAAAATAGCTCGCGTAACTGGTGTGCGTAAAAATATGCTTCTTGTTTCTGATGGGAGTTCTGAATGGTTAACAACCATTGGGGGAACATTCTTTCATGGTGTTGTGGAACGGTTTCCTGCAATTGGGGATTGGGTTCTCGTAAAAGACTCTGTTATAACGTATGTCCTTCCAAGAAAAAATGCTCTATCACGTGGAGCATCTGGTAGTCAGGATGCGATGGGCAATGCGTGTAAAGAGCAGCTTATTGCGACTAATCTAGAGACTGTTTTTGTTGTCTGCGGTCTTGATCATGACTTTAACCCTCGGCGTATCGAACGATATATTACGCTGGCATACAACTGTGGTATTAATCCTGTTGTTGTACTCACCAAGGGCGACTTGCATGATGAGCCTGAACAGTTTGTTGTAGAGGTAGAATCACTTGTGTTTGGTGTGCCGGTACTTTTGCTTTCAAAAGAGGATCCTACAGGGC includes:
- the rsgA gene encoding ribosome small subunit-dependent GTPase A; this encodes MKSNSSDGSGRSVHSLALLGWSKFFQENYDLLKEIKGKIARVTGVRKNMLLVSDGSSEWLTTIGGTFFHGVVERFPAIGDWVLVKDSVITYVLPRKNALSRGASGSQDAMGNACKEQLIATNLETVFVVCGLDHDFNPRRIERYITLAYNCGINPVVVLTKGDLHDEPEQFVVEVESLVFGVPVLLLSKEDPTGLTQLTEYLYKGESVALIGSSGAGKSTLINRLAGENLQQTGEISKSVGKGKHTTTSRDLLVLPCGSIVIDNPGIREIAFWGNGGGLDTAFSDIESLAQLCRFADCTHMNEPACAVRKAVEKGELEEARLVSYQKMRRELEYLEERQHKSSERIEKERWKDVALKIKAMKKKRPHG